The DNA region CCCCTTGTCACGTCCATGACGAGTTGTTGCGAGGCACTGCGTGCGAACGAGATGCTTGTTCCGAAACTGCCCCCGATATTGGCAGCGGCTTCTTTCATGGCGGTACGTTCCGCTGTATTCGGAACGAAAAGTCCGGCCTGCCCGTCCATATCGTAAGCCGTTAGTTCCACCGGCAGGATATTCCCGCCACTCTCTATGGAGTTTACCGTGACTGCCATCCGCTGCCCTTCGATACGCACCGTACCATATAGCGGAGTATTGGCAGGTACAAGCACACCGCCCACTTGCAGCGGTTCCAGCAACCGGAACTTCAGTCATGCTCCGGTGGTCACTGTCTGGTCTTCAGCCACGCAGGCACGTATCGTATTGGCTCCGGCAAGCTGTCCGCCGCCCACGGCCGTGGCAAAACCGTAATTGCGGGGTATCGTGTCGGGTATCGGAGGTACGGCCAGTGACGAAACCACATTCTCCGTGGCACGTCCGGCAGCTATGGCGGCAGGATTGCCGGATGAACCGCCCGTAACGCCCGCAGGCTGTATGTTTTTCACCTGTCCCCCCGTCTGTCCGGGGAAATAGCGTGCCGCCATCTCATACGACTTTTCCATCAGTTCCAGCGGGTCTTGTCCTTTCCGTTCGCGTTCCAGCTTTTCGTTAAGCTCCTTCACCTGCCGTTCCAGTTCGTCCACCTTCGGACTCTCCTTCGGTTCCTGATAGAACGAGGTGATCTGCCTTGAAATCTGCCGCTGTTTTTCTCTGAACTCCCGGATAGCATCCGCTTTCGGTACATCTTCTTCCGGTTTCAGCCCGTCCGTTGTGTCCGGTGTCAGATAGCCCCCGGCCACATCTTGCAAGGTTCTTACCTTCTCCTGCCTGCGTTTCTTCATTTCTTCCAGTTCGTAAGCCTTCTGTTTGTCGGCCATCGTCTCCGGTGCGATAGCGTCGGGTATCGTCGTATTGATTCCCGCCATTCCTTCCACCGTTTCGGGTGTGTCCGGTTTGAAGATAAACCAGATGAACCCGGCGCAAAGCAGGGAGAGGAATGTCACCACGCCATAGAATTTCAGTTTGTCGGTAACCTTGCGGTTTAACTTCTTCTCCTTTTCGGATGCAGGTTCCGCTTTCTGCGTTTTTTTATTCTTTTCTTCTTTCTTATCGGATTGTGTCATTGGATACATTGTTTTTTAATGGTTGGATACTGTCCGTTTGGGGAAGCGCAATCCTTTGGAGATGCTGTACCTCAATCGGAAATTTGTCTGTCCCGCAGAAACCGCCCACGATGTAGGCAAGGTCGATGGCGGCGAAGAGTCCGAGCAGGTAAAGGATGATAATCCTTTGCTGCCGGTAGCTCAGCCGTTGCCACCGCCTGCGGAGTTTTATTATATATCGGTCTTTCTCCGTTCTGAACGAGTGGAAGACCTTTTTTATACCGTTATCTTTCATACTGTCCGATGTCCCTGTTTTCGATGATGGTAAAACTCTCTATCAGAAAGCCCTGCGGATTGTTGTCGCTCCGGGTTACATTCCTCAGACGGCAGGTGGTGACAAGCGACCTTTCGGTAACGCTGCTCGAACGGATG from Bacteroides sp. MSB163 includes:
- a CDS encoding conjugative transposon protein TraM produces the protein MTQSDKKEEKNKKTQKAEPASEKEKKLNRKVTDKLKFYGVVTFLSLLCAGFIWFIFKPDTPETVEGMAGINTTIPDAIAPETMADKQKAYELEEMKKRRQEKVRTLQDVAGGYLTPDTTDGLKPEEDVPKADAIREFREKQRQISRQITSFYQEPKESPKVDELERQVKELNEKLERERKGQDPLELMEKSYEMAARYFPGQTGGQVKNIQPAGVTGGSSGNPAAIAAGRATENVVSSLAVPPIPDTIPRNYGFATAVGGGQLAGANTIRACVAEDQTVTTGA
- the traM gene encoding conjugative transposon protein TraM encodes the protein MLEPLQVGGVLVPANTPLYGTVRIEGQRMAVTVNSIESGGNILPVELTAYDMDGQAGLFVPNTAERTAMKEAAANIGGSFGTSISFARSASQQLVMDVTRGVLSGGSQYLATKMREVKVAVKANYQLLFISKK